ACCGAGGCCGGTAGCGTGGTGGGTTATTTCTGGACCGCCTATATGATCGGTATGTGGGCGTTTAGCGCCATCCTACGCTTCTTCGATCCGCAGCGTATCGTCACCGCGCTGGCGCTGGCGTCGACGCTGCTGATGTACTGGTTTATTAACACCACCGATGCCTCCATGCTGAAGTGGATAATCATGGGCCTTGGCTTCTTCTCCAGCGCCATTTATACCACCATCATTACTCTTGGCTCGTTGCAGACGAAGGTATCGTCACCGAAGCTGGTGAACTTTATCCTGACCTGCGGCACCATCGGTACCATGCTGACCTTTGTGGTCACCGGCCCTATCGTTGATAAAGCCGGGTTCCATGCGGCACTGGCCACCACTAACAGCCTTTATGCCGTGGTGTTCCTGATGTGTCTGCTGCTCGGCTTCGTCAGCAAGCACAAGCAGCACGGACATATGGATCCGCACTGACGGAACGGCCGTTCTGAACCGACCCCCATCGGCAGAACGAAAAGAGCGTAAGCCGCCTGACCGGGCGGCTTTTTTTTATCAGCGCTGTGCCAGACAGCCTGCCGTAAACCGCTTCGCTACCCGCAATATGCTGTTTCAGGCGTTATCTCTATCCAGCAGGGCTGTACCCTATGAATTGTCAACGGTGCAAAGCCAGTGACCGTTGCCCTCTTGCCGGAAAACATAGGTTGCCCGGTGTGTTGTCTCAACCGTGCCACCCTGACTATCAGGGAAGCAAAGAACCGTTTCCATGATAACCAGCGCATTGCCACCACCTTCAATAACCTGCATGCCCCCTATTTGACGAGCAGTCGATCCTGAAAGAAGTCAGAAATCGCGATGAAGACTTTGCGGATGTTATCTTTCCCCTGAACGATCATATCCGGCTTAACCACCAAAGAGGCTTCGTCCGCATAGTGCACCATAAGCGCGTCGACATCTCTGGTTGAGATAGCCTTGTCGCATGCCTCAATAATCTGCCTTATTCTGTGCTTATCTCTATTATTGGTTCCTTAGGGTCGTAACAGGCGCGACTTTTTTGTATGCCACATCTGCTCTTTCAGCGCCTGAAATCAATCGGCTCACTGCTGTCCAGATAAATCTGGCTGACCGCCGGTGGGGTTTCCGCTATCACCCGTCCGTGGCGAATGGAATAGCGCACCGGCACCTGACGGCGCAGCGCATCGAACCCACTTTCGGCCGGCAGGATCACCAGATTCGCACTGTTGCCAACCTGAATGCCGTAATCCGTTATCTGTAAGGTTCTGGCGCTGTTGACGGTCACCAGATTTATCCCGGCATCCAGCTGCTCATAGCCCATTAGCTGGCAGACGTGCAGCCCCATATGCAGCACCTGTAACATGCTGGCCGTGCCGAGCGGATACCAGGGGTCGAATACATCGTCATGGCCAAAGCAGACGTTGATATCCGCTGCCAGCATCTCTTTCACCCGGGTGATGCCACGGCGTTTCGGATAGCTGTCAAAGCGCCCCTGCAAATGGATATTGACCAGTGGATTAGCAACAAAGTTAATGCCGGACAGCTTCAGCAGACGGAACAGACGTGAGGCGTAGGCACCGTTGTAGGAGTGCATGGCGGTGGTGTGGCTGGCGGTGACACGCGCGCCCATCTTTTCACGATGCGCCAGCGCGGCCACGGTTTCAACAAAGCGTGACTGCTCATCGTCGATTTCATCGCAGTGTACGTCCACCATGCGTTGATACTTCTGCGCCAGCGCGAAGGTTTTGTGCAGCGACTCAACGCCATATTCGCGGGTGAACTCAAAATGGGGGATCGCCCCGACCACATCCGCCCCCAGCTGTAGCGCCTGCTCCAGCAAGGCTTCGCCGTTAGGGTAAGACAGAATACCTTCCTGCGGGAATGCCACCAGCTGGATATCCACCCAGGGAGCCATCTCCTGCTTCACCTCAAGCAGGGCTTTCAGCGCGGTTAGCGTTGGATCAGACACATCAACATGGGTACGCACATGCTGGATGCCGTTGGCGATCTGCCATTTTAACGTCTGCTTCGCGCGCTGCTTCACATCGTCATGGGTAAGCAGCGCCTTGCGTTCCGCCCAGCGTTCAATCCCTTCAAACAGCGTTCCCGACTGATTCCATGCCGGTTCACCGGCTGTCTGGGTGGTATCAAGATGGATATGCGGCTCAATAAACGGGGGAAATGCCAGCCCCCCTTCGGCATCCAGAGCCGCCCCGTCGGTGCAGGCAGGCGGCTGCGGCGCGATGCGCGCTATTTTTCCCTGATGGATCTCAAGCTGCCACAGCCCTTCACGATCCGGCAGGCGAATATGATTAATCCATTTTAATCCTGGCTGCATGGCACACCCTCCGATATAAATTAAGCTGGTTTGTTCATCCTGGCATCTTTTCATGCCTGGCGGGAATATTCGGTATGGGTTCCCAACCGTTAACAGACGGGGCGCGTTCATCCTCTTAAACTGACACAAGGAAGAAAATCATGAAAAAATTGATCCTCGCCAGCCTGCTGGTCACCCAGCCGTTGCTGGCTGCAACACCCGACTATAGCAGCTTGCAGGGAACCTGGCAGGTTGACGCCGTCAAGGTCGCCGACAGCCCGGTGCAGGCAGTGGTGGATAACGATCCGCAGTATATGGGCGCAGAAGTGACGTTTTCAGCTGATAAGATCGTGTGGAATAAAGGTACGCCGCAGCGACCGATCGATCCGTCCATCGATAACTGCCTGCACAAGCCCACGCTGACCGTGGCCGGGAAGAATGACCCCGAACAGGGTTATCAGATCGATGACGGGTTTACTGTTCTGTGCGGTGCCGAACCCTGGGGGCCCGGTGCAGGAGCGGTTGTGACGCGGCCGGAAAACGGCATGCTGACGCTGTTCTGGTATGACGGTGCTATTCTGTCACTGAAGAAGGTGGTGGATTAAGCCGGGTAACACGATAAAACGATCGTCAGGCTGGTTCACGGCGGCGGGCCCTGTGTTTTGGGCCCGCTCGTCAAACCACGACTAGGGTTGGGCGACGAAACCGATAGCCTGATATACCTTCTTCAGCGTTTCCTGCGCCTGAGCACGGGCTTTTTCTGCCCCGTCGCGCATCACCTGCTCAAGGAAAGCTTCATCATTACGGTAACGAT
This DNA window, taken from Erwinia tasmaniensis Et1/99, encodes the following:
- a CDS encoding cytosine deaminase — encoded protein: MQPGLKWINHIRLPDREGLWQLEIHQGKIARIAPQPPACTDGAALDAEGGLAFPPFIEPHIHLDTTQTAGEPAWNQSGTLFEGIERWAERKALLTHDDVKQRAKQTLKWQIANGIQHVRTHVDVSDPTLTALKALLEVKQEMAPWVDIQLVAFPQEGILSYPNGEALLEQALQLGADVVGAIPHFEFTREYGVESLHKTFALAQKYQRMVDVHCDEIDDEQSRFVETVAALAHREKMGARVTASHTTAMHSYNGAYASRLFRLLKLSGINFVANPLVNIHLQGRFDSYPKRRGITRVKEMLAADINVCFGHDDVFDPWYPLGTASMLQVLHMGLHVCQLMGYEQLDAGINLVTVNSARTLQITDYGIQVGNSANLVILPAESGFDALRRQVPVRYSIRHGRVIAETPPAVSQIYLDSSEPIDFRR